In the genome of Pseudomonas sp. P5_109, one region contains:
- a CDS encoding amino acid ABC transporter permease, giving the protein MQNSIGAPKQRLSLSDPKVRAWLFQIITIVAVVSMGWYLFDNTQTNLQHRGITSGFDFLERSAGFGIAQHLIDYTEADTYARVFVIGLLNTLLVTFIGVILATILGFIVGVARLSKNWIIAKLATVYVEVFRNIPPLLQILFWYFAVFLTMPGPRNSHNFGDTFFVSSRGLNMPAALMADGFWAFVISIVVAIVAIVLMNRWATKRFEATGVPFHKFWVGLALLLVIPALCALIFGAPLHWEMPKLQGFNFVGGWVLIPELLALTLALTVYTAAFIAEIVRSGIKSVSHGQTEAAHSLGLRNGPTLRKVIIPQALRVIIPPLTSQYLNLAKNSSLAAGIGYPEMVSLFAGTVLNQTGQAIEVIAITMSVYLAISISISLLMNWYNKRIALIER; this is encoded by the coding sequence AAAGCAGAGGCTCAGCCTCAGCGATCCGAAAGTGCGTGCGTGGCTATTCCAGATCATCACCATTGTCGCGGTGGTCTCGATGGGCTGGTATCTGTTCGATAACACCCAGACCAACCTGCAACACCGGGGCATTACCTCCGGTTTCGACTTTCTCGAGCGCAGTGCCGGTTTCGGCATCGCTCAACACCTGATCGACTACACCGAAGCGGACACTTACGCCCGGGTGTTTGTCATCGGTCTGCTCAATACCTTGCTGGTGACTTTCATCGGCGTGATCCTGGCGACGATCCTCGGTTTCATCGTCGGCGTGGCACGGCTGTCGAAGAACTGGATCATCGCCAAGCTGGCGACGGTGTATGTGGAAGTCTTCCGCAACATTCCGCCGCTGCTGCAGATCCTGTTCTGGTACTTCGCGGTATTCCTGACCATGCCGGGGCCGCGCAACAGCCACAACTTCGGCGACACCTTCTTCGTCAGCAGCCGTGGCCTGAACATGCCGGCGGCGTTGATGGCGGACGGTTTCTGGGCGTTTGTGATCAGCATTGTCGTGGCCATCGTCGCCATCGTGTTGATGAACCGCTGGGCGACCAAACGCTTCGAAGCCACCGGTGTGCCGTTCCACAAGTTCTGGGTCGGCCTGGCGCTGCTCCTGGTGATCCCGGCCTTGTGCGCACTGATCTTCGGCGCGCCGCTGCACTGGGAAATGCCCAAGCTGCAGGGTTTCAACTTCGTCGGCGGCTGGGTGTTGATCCCGGAACTGCTGGCGCTGACCCTGGCCCTGACCGTGTACACCGCGGCGTTCATCGCCGAGATCGTGCGCTCGGGCATCAAGTCGGTCAGCCACGGCCAGACCGAGGCGGCGCATTCGCTCGGCCTGCGCAACGGCCCGACCCTGCGCAAGGTGATCATCCCGCAGGCCCTGCGCGTGATCATTCCACCGCTGACCAGCCAATACCTGAACCTGGCGAAGAACTCCTCGCTGGCGGCCGGTATCGGTTATCCGGAAATGGTCTCGCTGTTCGCCGGGACCGTGCTCAACCAGACCGGCCAGGCGATCGAGGTGATTGCGATCACCATGAGCGTGTAC